In Stigmatella erecta, a genomic segment contains:
- a CDS encoding WD40 repeat domain-containing serine/threonine-protein kinase, producing MAPPGSPPAAGREEPSPLETAPTLPGRTSPPAVDLPTLPLPALEADRYALHGELARGGIGRIFRARDRRLDRPVAIKELLVPGQDTEARFIAEALVTARLQHPSIVPVYEAGRWPTGEPFFAMKLVAGRSLADLLAGKKPLQERLALLPHVLAVAEAIAYAHSERIIHRDLKPANVLVGGFGETVVIDWGLAKDLGREGAEPEAAPQTEPSPSQEGSLTRQGTVIGTPAYMPPEQAAARPVDERADVYALGAILYHLLAGAQPYDGGSSNEILDQVVKRPPLALGERQRGIPEDLLTLVAKAMAREPAQRYATARELAEDLRRFQTGQIVGAHVYSLRERTLRFVRRYRSAVAVTGVALLVLASVGTVSVRRVIAERDRAERKQAEAEAARSDAERTRRLALERADELTLLHARASVEKDPNEAITWLRSLSPQFTRWPAVRLLAAEAQARGLATVLRGHTQTLDDMAFTQDGRRLVSCSDDHTVRVWELARGESRVLTGHTDEVWRLELSPDQRFAVTASKDRTARRWELDTGQSQVFAGHTGPVDGIALTPDGRHLLTSNRGDDLLRLWNVATGTLERTFKTGMGPLGQLKISPEGRYVLVHSLRQPRAQLWDLKQGTSRTLEHGGTLRVIAFSPRGDTAVTGGEDQTLRLWDVRTGQARVLGEKLGVLWALAYAPDGKSLAAGTAEGHVRLWELATGQDRLLGQHEGRVNRLTFSPDGQLLASGSDDRTARVWEPRAGLSRTLHGHTSAVHLIAFTPEGRQLAASGYDGTARIYDLSTAAGRVLARAQAPLRTLAVSPAGRHLAAAGTDGSLRLIDASTGSTHLLEATSPEGARRAPLEFSPEGQWLAQGSRSGKIQLWEAATGRALRALEGHAASVSALAFSGAHRQLASADLTGEVRLWELATGQGRVLGRHAGAVQRLTFSPDGNLLASGSVDATVRRWDLRQGGFQELRGHEDAVGPLRFSPDGRQLASGGMDHTLRLWDFARGQGLRVDVSGNGVLELLQAPDKQLISASLKDSMVRRWEDGTGKALPPLRGHQGDVTGLALSPDGRRLASASADRTVRLWDLESGESRVLRGHAARVTGVGFLDDQTVVSLSEDGTVRLWPDELPMSPKALRAWLEQAAAPPP from the coding sequence GTGGCTCCTCCGGGAAGCCCGCCTGCCGCCGGCCGGGAGGAGCCCTCTCCCCTGGAGACGGCCCCCACCCTGCCGGGACGCACGTCGCCCCCGGCGGTGGACCTGCCCACGCTGCCCCTGCCCGCGCTGGAGGCGGACCGCTACGCGCTGCACGGGGAGCTGGCGCGCGGGGGCATCGGCCGCATCTTCCGCGCGAGGGACCGGCGCCTGGACCGGCCCGTGGCCATCAAGGAGCTGCTCGTCCCCGGCCAGGACACCGAGGCGCGCTTCATCGCCGAGGCCCTCGTCACCGCGCGCCTCCAGCACCCCTCCATCGTCCCCGTCTACGAGGCGGGGCGCTGGCCCACCGGCGAGCCCTTCTTCGCGATGAAGCTCGTGGCGGGCCGCTCGCTGGCGGACCTCCTCGCCGGGAAGAAGCCGCTCCAGGAGCGGCTCGCGCTGCTGCCCCACGTGCTCGCGGTGGCCGAGGCCATCGCCTACGCCCACTCCGAGCGCATCATCCACCGCGACCTCAAGCCGGCCAACGTGCTGGTGGGCGGCTTCGGGGAGACGGTGGTCATCGACTGGGGGCTCGCCAAGGACCTGGGCCGCGAGGGCGCCGAGCCCGAAGCCGCTCCCCAAACCGAGCCATCTCCCTCCCAGGAGGGGAGCCTCACGCGGCAGGGCACCGTCATCGGCACCCCGGCGTACATGCCCCCGGAGCAGGCCGCGGCCCGCCCCGTGGACGAGCGCGCGGATGTGTACGCGCTGGGCGCCATCCTCTACCACCTGCTCGCGGGCGCGCAGCCCTACGACGGCGGCTCCTCGAATGAAATCCTGGACCAGGTGGTGAAACGCCCGCCCCTGGCGCTCGGGGAGCGCCAGCGCGGGATTCCCGAGGACCTGCTCACCCTGGTGGCCAAGGCGATGGCGCGCGAGCCCGCCCAGCGCTACGCCACCGCGCGCGAGCTGGCGGAGGACCTGCGGCGCTTCCAGACGGGGCAGATCGTCGGCGCCCACGTGTACTCGCTGCGCGAGCGGACGCTGCGCTTCGTGCGCCGCTACCGCTCGGCGGTGGCGGTGACGGGGGTGGCGCTGCTGGTGCTGGCCAGCGTGGGCACGGTGAGCGTGCGGCGCGTCATCGCCGAGCGGGACCGGGCCGAGCGCAAGCAGGCGGAGGCCGAGGCGGCCCGGAGCGACGCGGAGCGCACGCGGCGGCTGGCCCTGGAGCGGGCCGATGAGCTGACCCTGCTCCACGCCCGGGCCTCCGTGGAGAAGGACCCCAACGAGGCCATCACCTGGCTGCGCAGCCTCTCGCCCCAGTTCACCCGGTGGCCCGCGGTGCGCCTGCTCGCCGCGGAGGCCCAGGCGCGCGGCCTGGCCACCGTGCTGCGCGGCCACACGCAGACGCTCGACGACATGGCCTTCACCCAGGACGGCCGGCGCCTCGTCTCGTGCAGCGATGACCACACCGTGCGCGTCTGGGAGCTGGCGCGGGGCGAGTCCCGCGTCCTCACCGGGCACACGGACGAGGTGTGGCGGCTGGAGCTCTCGCCGGATCAACGCTTCGCCGTCACCGCCAGCAAGGACCGCACCGCGCGCCGGTGGGAGCTGGACACGGGGCAGAGCCAGGTGTTCGCGGGCCACACGGGGCCCGTGGACGGCATCGCCCTCACCCCGGACGGGCGGCACCTGCTCACCAGCAACCGGGGCGATGACCTGCTGCGGCTCTGGAACGTGGCCACCGGCACCCTGGAGCGGACCTTCAAGACGGGGATGGGCCCGCTCGGCCAGCTCAAGATTTCGCCGGAGGGGCGGTATGTCCTCGTCCACTCCCTGCGGCAGCCCCGGGCGCAGCTCTGGGACCTGAAGCAGGGCACCTCGCGCACGCTGGAGCACGGGGGCACCTTGCGCGTCATCGCCTTCTCCCCGCGCGGGGATACGGCCGTGACGGGCGGCGAGGATCAGACCCTGCGCCTCTGGGACGTGCGCACCGGCCAGGCCCGGGTGCTGGGCGAGAAGCTCGGCGTGCTCTGGGCCCTGGCCTACGCCCCGGACGGCAAGTCCCTGGCGGCGGGCACGGCCGAGGGCCACGTGCGGCTGTGGGAGCTGGCCACCGGCCAGGACCGGCTGCTGGGCCAGCACGAAGGGCGCGTCAACCGGCTCACCTTCTCCCCGGATGGCCAGCTCCTGGCCTCCGGCAGCGATGACCGCACGGCCCGGGTGTGGGAGCCCCGCGCGGGCCTGAGCCGCACGCTGCACGGCCACACGAGCGCGGTGCACCTCATCGCCTTCACCCCCGAGGGGCGGCAGCTCGCCGCGAGCGGCTACGACGGGACGGCCCGCATCTACGACCTGAGCACCGCCGCCGGCCGGGTGCTGGCCCGGGCCCAGGCGCCCCTGCGCACCCTGGCGGTCTCCCCGGCGGGGCGGCACCTGGCTGCCGCGGGCACGGACGGCTCCCTGCGCCTCATCGATGCGTCCACCGGAAGCACCCACCTGCTGGAAGCCACCAGCCCGGAGGGCGCCCGCAGGGCCCCGCTGGAGTTCTCCCCCGAGGGGCAGTGGCTGGCCCAGGGGAGCCGCTCGGGCAAGATTCAACTGTGGGAGGCCGCCACGGGCCGCGCCCTGCGCGCGCTGGAGGGCCACGCGGCCTCGGTGTCCGCGCTGGCCTTCTCCGGGGCCCACCGCCAGCTCGCCTCCGCGGACCTGACGGGCGAGGTGCGCCTGTGGGAGCTGGCCACCGGCCAGGGCCGCGTCCTGGGAAGACACGCGGGCGCCGTGCAGCGGCTCACCTTCTCGCCGGACGGAAACCTCCTCGCCTCGGGGAGCGTGGACGCCACGGTCCGGCGGTGGGACCTGCGCCAGGGCGGCTTCCAGGAGCTGCGGGGCCACGAGGACGCGGTGGGCCCGCTGCGCTTCTCCCCGGATGGGCGGCAGCTCGCCAGTGGCGGCATGGACCACACGCTGCGCCTGTGGGATTTCGCGCGCGGCCAGGGGCTCCGGGTGGACGTCAGCGGCAATGGCGTCCTGGAGCTGCTGCAAGCCCCGGACAAGCAGCTGATCAGCGCCAGCCTGAAGGACAGCATGGTGCGGCGCTGGGAGGACGGCACGGGCAAGGCCCTGCCCCCGCTGCGGGGGCACCAGGGGGACGTCACCGGGCTGGCGCTCTCCCCGGATGGGCGGCGCCTGGCCTCGGCGAGCGCGGACCGGACGGTGCGGCTGTGGGACCTGGAGAGCGGCGAGAGCCGGGTGCTCCGGGGACACGCGGCGCGGGTGACGGGCGTGGGCTTCCTGGATGACCAGACCGTCGTCTCCCTCAGCGAGGACGGCACGGTGCGGCTCTGGCCGGACGAGCTGCCCATGAGCCCCAAGGCCCTGCGCGCCTGGCTGGAGCAGGCGGCGGCCCCCCCGCCCTGA
- a CDS encoding choice-of-anchor A family protein gives MLSKQLSRGVLSALLSLELFVLGCGPTQDPGDSAQANPSAVSASVNASGCADGQREGFVDSGAYPHIAGCSGAWTVPGVSLFAPEEAPSCPGLTPQDTRNPACGRAAGDDSTNPSGAGCNVADLCAPGWHVCLDANDVKNASVSGCGGATRPGDPPLLFLTRQSSTGCGECATGTRADSACSSRTCQPGCLQTEQVSNDVFGCGNYGDIPSGACNPLNRFSANLCSAIGGQGWSCNLPGAADDTGYCETFTIVHSKPSTGGVVCCRNGFSSDSDNDGVLDEDDNCLSVPNPDQTDSDGDGFGDACDECTDVDGDGACDENDNCPTLPNPDQTDSDGDGLGNVCDSCPGPVDLITSQVSGTCDVASQRFTLSAQVANAGPAAVAPGLRVTFYAVTAGPQGSVLGVATLAEGIPAGGQAVASIVVDPIPGGPLPIFAVADDDGTGHGREVECSEGNNTASEMVELVCQPPPTCIEVRLNDYNVFLTGDYALGTDVEGRVAAGGNISMTNFSVGWRLPSSDTAPVLVAGGNLTLSHGGVWGDAAYGGTYNPSNVTYVRGAPAQGTPVDFAARGAELRALSTRLAGLPVNGMTRRESWGGLMLNGTSPDVNVFHVNASDFTGAVLLSIDAPAGSLAVLNIHGASATLAGGHAFSGGIDQRGVLFNFVDATSINAQGYGLWGTLLAPNAHVNFTNGSFDGGIYAKSLTGNAEGHLNPLGDRDICEEGSSPKVLLAYQPSVWAGGSEEYALVQSYLGALGVPYTGLEIGSGGLTPAQVQGYGAVLLLTFTAPVESAVTASTLSAFSAQGGGVVVTGDDITWTQQAGATRAGWEALTRLTHVSNGDIALHTVSIPASSHPVVAGIGGTSFLYPLDIDVKQAKTSGPPTVLGSAVRAHSGASVGPVLTASENANGQGGRVVTINLGFYNGIDTTPYNGVPHIGPTVPANVARTLLNNSLHWVLHQ, from the coding sequence ATGCTTTCAAAGCAGCTTTCACGGGGTGTTCTCTCAGCACTCCTCTCGCTTGAATTGTTTGTCTTGGGTTGTGGCCCCACGCAGGACCCGGGGGATTCGGCGCAAGCCAATCCCTCGGCCGTCTCGGCCTCGGTGAACGCGAGTGGTTGCGCGGACGGCCAGCGCGAGGGGTTCGTGGATTCCGGGGCCTACCCCCACATCGCCGGCTGTAGCGGCGCGTGGACGGTGCCCGGCGTGTCGCTGTTCGCCCCGGAGGAGGCCCCCTCCTGTCCGGGCCTGACGCCGCAGGACACGCGCAACCCCGCCTGCGGCCGCGCGGCGGGAGATGACAGCACCAACCCCTCGGGCGCGGGCTGCAACGTGGCCGACCTGTGCGCCCCCGGCTGGCACGTGTGCCTGGACGCCAATGACGTGAAGAATGCCTCGGTGTCCGGATGTGGGGGCGCGACGCGGCCCGGCGATCCGCCGCTCCTGTTCCTCACCCGCCAGAGCAGCACCGGCTGCGGCGAGTGCGCCACCGGGACGCGGGCCGACAGTGCGTGCAGCTCGCGCACCTGCCAGCCGGGGTGTCTGCAGACGGAGCAGGTCTCCAACGACGTGTTCGGCTGCGGCAACTACGGCGACATCCCCTCCGGCGCGTGCAACCCGCTCAACCGGTTCTCGGCGAACCTGTGCAGTGCCATCGGGGGCCAGGGCTGGTCCTGCAACCTGCCGGGCGCCGCCGACGACACGGGCTACTGCGAGACCTTCACCATCGTGCACTCCAAGCCCTCCACGGGCGGCGTGGTGTGCTGCCGCAACGGCTTCTCCAGCGACAGCGACAACGACGGGGTGCTGGACGAGGATGACAACTGCCTGTCGGTGCCCAACCCGGACCAGACGGACTCGGATGGCGACGGCTTCGGCGATGCGTGCGACGAGTGCACGGACGTCGATGGCGATGGCGCCTGTGACGAGAACGACAACTGCCCCACCCTGCCCAACCCGGACCAGACGGACTCGGACGGCGACGGGCTGGGCAACGTGTGCGATTCCTGCCCTGGGCCGGTGGACCTCATCACCTCCCAGGTGTCGGGCACGTGCGATGTGGCGTCGCAGCGCTTCACGCTGAGCGCCCAGGTGGCCAACGCGGGGCCTGCCGCCGTGGCCCCGGGCCTCCGGGTCACCTTCTATGCCGTCACGGCGGGCCCGCAGGGCTCCGTGCTCGGCGTGGCCACGCTGGCGGAGGGCATCCCCGCCGGCGGCCAGGCCGTGGCGTCCATCGTGGTGGACCCCATCCCCGGGGGGCCGCTGCCCATCTTCGCCGTGGCGGATGATGACGGCACGGGCCACGGGCGCGAGGTGGAGTGCAGCGAGGGCAACAACACCGCCTCGGAGATGGTGGAGCTGGTGTGCCAGCCCCCGCCCACGTGCATCGAGGTCCGCCTGAATGACTACAACGTGTTCCTGACGGGCGACTACGCCCTGGGCACGGACGTGGAGGGCCGGGTGGCCGCCGGGGGGAACATCTCCATGACGAACTTCTCCGTGGGCTGGCGGCTGCCGTCCTCGGACACCGCGCCGGTGCTGGTGGCGGGCGGTAACCTGACGCTCTCCCACGGTGGCGTCTGGGGCGATGCCGCCTACGGGGGCACCTACAACCCCAGCAACGTGACGTATGTCCGGGGCGCGCCTGCCCAGGGCACCCCCGTGGACTTCGCCGCGCGGGGTGCGGAGCTTCGCGCGCTGTCCACGCGGCTCGCCGGCCTGCCGGTCAACGGGATGACCCGGCGCGAGTCCTGGGGCGGCCTCATGCTGAACGGCACCTCGCCGGACGTGAACGTGTTCCACGTGAACGCCAGTGACTTCACCGGCGCCGTGCTGCTGTCCATCGATGCGCCCGCCGGCTCCCTGGCGGTGCTCAACATCCACGGCGCCTCGGCCACGCTGGCCGGTGGCCACGCGTTCAGTGGCGGAATCGATCAGCGGGGCGTGCTCTTCAACTTCGTGGATGCCACGTCCATCAACGCCCAGGGCTACGGCCTGTGGGGCACGCTGCTCGCCCCGAACGCCCACGTGAACTTCACCAACGGCAGCTTCGATGGCGGCATCTACGCCAAGTCCCTCACGGGCAATGCCGAGGGCCACCTCAACCCGCTGGGAGACCGGGACATCTGCGAGGAGGGCTCCTCGCCCAAGGTCCTGCTGGCCTACCAGCCCTCGGTGTGGGCGGGGGGCAGCGAGGAGTATGCCCTGGTCCAGAGCTACCTGGGCGCGCTGGGGGTTCCCTATACGGGGCTGGAGATCGGCTCCGGGGGGCTGACGCCCGCGCAGGTGCAGGGCTACGGCGCCGTCCTGCTGTTGACCTTCACCGCGCCCGTGGAGAGCGCCGTCACCGCCTCCACGCTCAGCGCCTTCTCCGCGCAGGGGGGCGGGGTGGTCGTCACGGGAGATGACATCACCTGGACGCAGCAGGCCGGCGCGACCCGGGCGGGGTGGGAAGCCCTGACGCGGCTGACGCACGTGAGCAACGGGGACATCGCGCTGCACACCGTGAGCATTCCCGCTTCGAGCCATCCGGTCGTCGCGGGCATCGGGGGGACGTCGTTCCTCTACCCGCTCGACATCGATGTGAAGCAGGCCAAGACGTCCGGGCCCCCCACGGTGCTCGGCTCGGCGGTGCGCGCCCACAGCGGTGCCTCCGTGGGGCCGGTCCTCACGGCCTCCGAGAACGCCAACGGGCAGGGCGGCCGGGTCGTCACCATCAACCTGGGCTTCTACAACGGCATCGACACGACGCCCTACAACGGGGTGCCGCACATCGGCCCCACGGTCCCGGCCAACGTGGCCCGGACGCTGCTGAACAACTCCCTGCACTGGGTGCTGCACCAGTAG
- a CDS encoding PEP/pyruvate-binding domain-containing protein codes for MRQSAPFLVLLGLLLALPSAAGAPRKHPPYVHEIRDEATFSLYAHPVESEEIGKFLIDVKTNRVYFFDVNLYRLHQDFVIRAILRRPMSEDERTAYFRNYREDKPSYILGYITHHRTAKQWTFSYWESDKIRAADVRRTQQRLKETFFIQDLAFRPDSTRQEALLAELTDIPTVTSDSLYKKSDYRAFNTGKATGRLRIVPEGTPYESLLFEPEDIVVLQESYPDLPPVAGVLSTRFSTPLSHVNLRARAWGIPNATLKDAVTRYAALDGQLVQLDVRGATHILRPATEREAATWKRARESARKVQVPAANLKVRDLRPLQKMRVRDARLFGTKAANLGEILYRRGQEVSVPEGFGIPFVFYQEHLKRHGLDTALAALLAEPRFQEEAAWRREQLEAFRARIAAAPIDEALLDQVEAHVRERLGGAGVFVRSSTNAEDLKGFNGAGLYDTVPNVVGREALGAAIKQVWASLWNFHAMEERRRFGIPPASVFSAVLVQAGVNATSAGVLVTKNLYDLSDNHTFTINAKRGLGLSVVSGTTVPEQVLYDIRYPGARVMSRSEDATMLVFDAQGGIKEVPTGAEEPVLSEVRARELSLVAAKLVKVFPGSGPLDIEWVLEGNKVWIVQARPFIDAPH; via the coding sequence ATGCGACAGTCCGCCCCCTTCCTGGTGCTGCTGGGACTCCTGCTGGCCCTGCCCTCCGCGGCCGGGGCCCCCCGGAAGCACCCCCCTTACGTGCACGAGATCCGCGACGAGGCCACCTTCTCGCTCTACGCCCACCCGGTGGAGAGCGAGGAGATCGGCAAGTTCCTCATCGACGTGAAGACGAACCGCGTCTACTTCTTCGACGTCAACCTGTACCGGCTGCACCAGGACTTCGTCATCCGGGCCATCCTGCGCCGGCCCATGAGCGAGGACGAGCGGACCGCCTACTTCCGGAACTACCGCGAGGACAAGCCCAGCTACATCCTGGGCTACATCACCCACCACCGCACCGCGAAGCAGTGGACCTTCAGCTACTGGGAGAGCGACAAGATCCGCGCCGCGGACGTGCGCCGCACCCAGCAGCGCTTGAAGGAGACGTTCTTCATCCAGGACCTGGCGTTCCGGCCGGACTCCACGCGCCAGGAGGCCCTGCTCGCGGAGCTGACCGACATCCCCACCGTCACCAGCGACTCGCTCTACAAGAAGTCCGACTACCGGGCCTTCAACACGGGCAAGGCCACCGGGCGCCTGCGCATCGTGCCGGAGGGCACCCCCTACGAGTCGCTCCTCTTCGAGCCCGAGGACATCGTCGTCCTCCAGGAGTCCTACCCGGACCTGCCGCCCGTGGCCGGTGTGCTCTCCACGCGCTTCTCCACCCCGCTGTCCCACGTGAACCTGCGCGCGCGCGCCTGGGGCATCCCCAACGCCACGCTCAAGGACGCCGTCACGCGCTACGCCGCGCTGGATGGGCAGCTCGTGCAGCTCGACGTCCGGGGCGCCACGCACATCCTGCGGCCCGCCACCGAGCGCGAGGCCGCCACCTGGAAGCGGGCCCGCGAGTCCGCGCGCAAGGTCCAGGTGCCCGCCGCCAACCTGAAGGTGCGCGACCTGCGCCCCCTCCAGAAGATGCGCGTCCGGGATGCCCGGCTCTTCGGCACCAAGGCGGCGAACCTGGGGGAGATTCTCTACCGGCGCGGCCAGGAGGTCTCGGTGCCGGAGGGGTTCGGCATCCCGTTCGTCTTCTACCAGGAGCACCTGAAGCGCCACGGGCTCGACACCGCGCTGGCGGCCCTGCTCGCCGAGCCGCGCTTCCAGGAGGAGGCCGCCTGGCGCCGGGAGCAGCTGGAGGCCTTCCGCGCGCGGATCGCCGCCGCGCCCATCGACGAGGCGCTGCTGGACCAGGTGGAGGCGCACGTGCGCGAGCGGCTCGGCGGCGCGGGCGTCTTCGTGCGCTCCTCCACCAATGCCGAGGACCTGAAGGGCTTCAACGGCGCGGGCCTCTACGACACGGTGCCCAACGTGGTGGGGCGCGAAGCCCTGGGCGCGGCCATCAAGCAGGTCTGGGCCTCGCTGTGGAACTTCCACGCCATGGAGGAGCGCCGCCGCTTCGGCATTCCTCCCGCGTCCGTGTTCTCGGCCGTGCTGGTGCAGGCCGGCGTCAACGCCACCTCCGCCGGCGTGCTGGTGACGAAGAACCTGTATGATTTGAGTGACAATCATACCTTCACCATCAATGCGAAGCGGGGGCTGGGGCTGAGCGTGGTGTCGGGCACCACCGTGCCCGAGCAGGTGCTGTATGACATCCGTTACCCGGGGGCGCGGGTGATGTCTCGCTCGGAGGACGCCACCATGCTCGTGTTCGACGCGCAGGGTGGAATCAAGGAAGTGCCCACGGGGGCGGAGGAGCCCGTGCTCTCGGAGGTGCGCGCCCGGGAGCTGTCGCTCGTGGCGGCGAAGCTGGTGAAGGTGTTCCCCGGCAGCGGGCCGCTCGATATTGAATGGGTACTGGAAGGCAATAAAGTCTGGATTGTCCAGGCTCGTCCCTTCATCGACGCGCCGCATTGA
- a CDS encoding DUF488 family protein, with product MKLYTIGFTQKSAQQFFETLKHAGVKKLVDTRLNTTSQLSAFAKRDDLRYFLQALCGASYHPFPSLAPTQGMLDDLKKHRGAWEDYAPRFQALMRERQAIEALEHAFFEEPCCLLCSEASPEHCHRRLVAEALQRRWKEIEIIHL from the coding sequence ATGAAGCTCTACACCATCGGGTTCACCCAGAAGAGCGCCCAGCAGTTCTTCGAGACGCTGAAGCACGCGGGGGTGAAGAAGCTCGTCGACACCCGGCTGAACACCACCTCCCAGCTCTCCGCCTTCGCCAAGCGGGACGACCTGCGCTACTTCCTCCAGGCGCTCTGCGGGGCCAGCTACCACCCCTTTCCGAGCCTCGCCCCCACGCAAGGGATGCTCGATGACCTCAAGAAGCACCGGGGGGCCTGGGAGGACTACGCGCCCCGGTTCCAGGCGCTGATGCGCGAGCGCCAGGCCATCGAGGCGTTGGAGCACGCCTTCTTCGAGGAGCCCTGCTGCCTGCTGTGCAGCGAGGCGAGCCCGGAGCACTGCCACCGGCGCCTGGTGGCGGAGGCCCTTCAACGCCGGTGGAAGGAGATCGAGATCATCCACCTCTGA
- a CDS encoding DEAD/DEAH box helicase: MSSPFDQLGLSPASLDALQRARFSQPTPIQARAIPPALAGKDVVGCAATGTGKTAAYVLPLVERFSGRKGLLGLVLAPTRELVQQIAEPVRLFAEPHGLTHTVIVGGEDMAAQVEALKERPTFVLATPGRLVDLMASQAVAFPKLEALVLDEADRMLDMGFQFQLETILKALPRRRQTLLFSATLGPDVTRFVRERLYQPVRVEVTRSGTPAERAEQRLYNVKAEEKSALLLTLMRKNEGTALIFTRTKERADKVHKALQRAGYPCEVLHADRTQGQRKQALDAFRQGTCRCLVATDIAARGLDVEAVGHVINYDLPHAPEDYVHRIGRTARAQASGVATTFATPRDNPTLARIESIMRAKVPRVPVPREDPVFQEEWQRHLAAQKDPGPPQKDHGVSKREPSQEPGRHARSHKRKSP; the protein is encoded by the coding sequence GTGAGCTCTCCTTTCGACCAGCTCGGCCTCTCGCCGGCCTCCCTCGACGCCCTGCAGCGCGCGCGCTTCAGCCAGCCGACGCCCATCCAGGCGCGGGCCATCCCCCCGGCGCTGGCGGGCAAGGATGTGGTCGGGTGCGCGGCCACGGGCACGGGCAAGACGGCCGCCTACGTGCTGCCCCTGGTGGAGCGCTTCTCGGGGCGCAAGGGGCTCCTGGGGCTGGTGCTGGCGCCCACCCGGGAGCTGGTGCAGCAGATCGCCGAGCCGGTGCGCCTGTTCGCCGAGCCCCATGGATTGACCCACACGGTCATCGTGGGCGGCGAGGACATGGCGGCCCAGGTGGAGGCACTGAAAGAGCGCCCCACGTTCGTGCTGGCCACGCCGGGGCGGCTGGTGGACCTGATGGCCTCCCAGGCGGTGGCGTTTCCCAAGCTGGAGGCGCTGGTGCTGGACGAGGCGGACCGGATGCTGGACATGGGGTTCCAGTTCCAGCTCGAAACCATCCTGAAGGCGCTGCCCCGGCGGCGGCAGACGCTGCTGTTCTCGGCGACGCTGGGGCCAGATGTGACGCGCTTCGTGCGCGAGCGGCTCTACCAGCCGGTGCGCGTGGAGGTCACCCGCAGCGGCACGCCCGCCGAGCGCGCCGAGCAGCGGCTGTACAACGTGAAGGCGGAGGAGAAGTCCGCGCTGCTGCTCACGCTGATGCGGAAGAACGAGGGCACGGCGCTCATCTTCACCCGGACGAAGGAGCGCGCGGACAAGGTCCACAAGGCGCTGCAACGCGCGGGCTACCCGTGCGAGGTGCTGCACGCGGACCGCACGCAGGGCCAGCGCAAGCAAGCGCTGGACGCCTTCCGCCAGGGCACGTGCCGCTGCCTGGTGGCTACGGACATCGCGGCGCGCGGGCTGGACGTGGAGGCGGTGGGGCACGTCATCAACTACGACTTGCCGCACGCGCCGGAGGACTACGTGCACCGCATCGGCCGCACGGCGCGGGCGCAGGCGAGCGGCGTGGCCACCACGTTCGCCACCCCGAGAGACAACCCCACGCTGGCGCGCATCGAGAGCATCATGCGCGCGAAGGTGCCGCGCGTGCCGGTGCCGCGCGAGGACCCCGTCTTCCAGGAGGAGTG